In one Alnus glutinosa chromosome 14, dhAlnGlut1.1, whole genome shotgun sequence genomic region, the following are encoded:
- the LOC133856751 gene encoding agamous-like MADS-box protein AGL82 produces MVRGKFDMKLISDEKTRMITYHKRKKGLKKKVYELSTLCDVDTCMIMYGPEQKNHPRDFATWPESREKLRRIINRFKVKGAHPKGSRGISGYFIDRKNNIDKEISRNRLKSYEAIYRPWDERFDDFSDAQMRTALMLLDAKLDAAQRKLDDCMVIMKDASSGIMGTDQAMMLQKNMKVEAINYPQPISCVKPLDYSLPPSDFNPIKMNDDQDYCANFGGMHSSDMVQSTPLNGPVYYDPTLNNPMVVPPMYDYDPTMQMMMPNLQYNYPMMQTVSNYPMYGIEFKMNNMIQR; encoded by the coding sequence ATGGTGCGGGGAAAATTCGACATGAAACTCATTAGCGATGAGAAGACTCGTATGATAACCTACCATAAGAGAAAGAAAGGTTTGAAAAAGAAGGTTTACGAGCTATCCACTCTTTGTGACGTCGACACTTGCATGATCATGTACGGGCCGGAACAGAAGAACCATCCTAGAGATTTTGCGACATGGCCGGAAAGTCGAGAGAAACTCAGGCGGATAATCAACCGTTTCAAGGTTAAAGGGGCACATCCGAAAGGAAGCCGCGGAATATCAGGCTACTTCATTGACCGGAAGAACAACATTGACAAGGAGATCTCAAGAAACCGCCTGAAAAGCTACGAAGCCATTTATCGGCCGTGGGATGAACGGTTCGATGATTTCTCCGATGCCCAGATGAGGACAGCTCTTATGTTATTGGATGCTAAGCTTGATGCGGCGCAAAGGAAACTCGATGATTGTATGGTGATCATGAAGGATGCATCATCAGGAATAATGGGTACTGATCAGGCGATGATGCTTCAGAAGAATATGAAAGTAGAGGCGATTAATTACCCGCAGCCTATATCTTGTGTGAAGCCACTGGATTACTCTTTGCCGCCGTCGGATTTTAATCCGATAAAGATGAATGATGATCAAGATTATTGTGCTAACTTTGGTGGCATGCATAGCAGTGATATGGTCCAGTCTACTCCACTGAACGGCCCAGTCTATTATGATCCAACGCTCAACAACCCTATGGTGGTGCCTCCAATGTACGACTATGATCCCACTATGCAGATGATGATGCCCAATCTGCAGTACAATTACCCCATGATGCAAACTGTTTCGAATTATCCAATGTATGGTATTGAGTTTAAGATGAACAACATGATACAAAGGTAG